Proteins from one Oscillatoria nigro-viridis PCC 7112 genomic window:
- a CDS encoding EF-hand domain-containing protein, with protein MTSVQIEKKSMTEEEVAKLWEAFQVFDADGSGGISSEELGQVMRSLGQSPNETELRDMIKEVDVDLSGSIDFDEFKMLMVSQQGDRQSRLKMAFSVFDENGSGQITRDELHGVMSQFGLTEQELDEIIKEVDHDGDASIDFEEFCKLVPDESEIATGYQDSPVPIVSTQTTEISDSTAAAIATTATAIDEADSATIEPNLEEAPTDSNPEIARLKELLAQHPQAESKRGTSRLQMQIGLFRLIQGAAYRSFRESFSANHETHLRVRNLPYRIADFVQFVRCAIGLYKGLGVVESACNPVLDAVVKSIEDEYARLQDRIKNWKTIEKTPEMLAEQKAMLEARGKSATAKEKFAAGVEFAITIKKKSLNLRDIAEGVLAINELNRLRKMELSEEMAPPPAKSEGDPKEYLKKWNRVILSDASEEIDGAMMPVAYWYEDFMPKLLAAFSVSTAAEIPFNTVPDEAALNQWYEATKTSGEFGRYGADVVESFPKCAPKQKLMLKQAWRLTHNYLNGVQKRRERLEFGRESGELSQYVSFIDVYIDRSEIKNSQMRVSFPYYIGPAVWRFFHTTAEIVSTKTPQQQKTLVAIFKDFFKLFATMYPCPYCRHHLNAYVVQNKEVEMYPVEYLVLGRDPRLNNFEVSMEAKLSTVVDGDSLRLFFWKLHNTVSSSIARSEEWYHKDEKAFYTTRYWPSIDSELARAKALKHISIATDRMYRLYGMLKPAARLTGVRATLQKLLDKRDEEGIKEACLVAQDYIKELEEAIVTGQFLQETYYFDPDLVDRAPVFSPEEEEFARSGVFVEVA; from the coding sequence TAGACTTGTCTGGCAGTATCGATTTTGATGAATTCAAAATGCTGATGGTGTCCCAGCAGGGCGATCGCCAGAGTCGTCTCAAAATGGCATTTAGTGTATTTGATGAAAACGGTAGCGGTCAAATCACCAGAGACGAGCTGCACGGCGTGATGAGCCAGTTTGGGCTGACAGAGCAAGAGCTCGATGAGATCATCAAAGAGGTAGATCATGACGGCGATGCCTCAATTGACTTTGAGGAATTCTGCAAACTGGTACCCGATGAGTCAGAGATCGCAACAGGATATCAAGACTCGCCGGTTCCGATTGTCAGTACACAGACAACCGAGATTTCAGATAGTACAGCGGCTGCGATCGCAACTACAGCAACTGCGATCGATGAGGCAGATTCTGCCACTATTGAACCTAATCTAGAAGAAGCACCCACCGATAGCAATCCAGAAATAGCGCGCCTAAAAGAACTACTCGCGCAACACCCACAAGCTGAGAGCAAGCGCGGTACCTCCCGCTTGCAGATGCAGATTGGTTTGTTTCGTCTGATCCAGGGAGCAGCCTACCGCAGCTTCCGCGAGAGTTTTTCCGCAAACCACGAGACTCACCTGCGCGTGAGAAACTTGCCCTACAGAATCGCTGATTTTGTGCAATTTGTCAGATGTGCGATCGGGCTTTATAAAGGATTGGGTGTAGTAGAGTCGGCGTGCAACCCTGTACTTGATGCAGTAGTTAAATCGATCGAAGATGAATATGCCAGACTACAAGATCGCATCAAAAACTGGAAGACTATAGAAAAAACTCCAGAAATGTTGGCAGAACAAAAAGCCATGTTGGAAGCGCGAGGTAAGTCTGCAACTGCCAAGGAAAAGTTTGCGGCGGGAGTCGAGTTTGCCATCACCATCAAGAAAAAAAGTCTCAACTTGCGTGACATCGCCGAGGGTGTGCTTGCCATCAACGAACTCAACCGATTGAGAAAAATGGAACTGAGTGAGGAAATGGCACCGCCACCAGCCAAATCTGAGGGAGATCCAAAAGAGTACCTGAAGAAGTGGAACCGCGTCATCCTCTCGGATGCCTCAGAGGAAATCGATGGTGCGATGATGCCAGTCGCCTATTGGTATGAAGACTTTATGCCGAAGCTGTTGGCTGCCTTCAGCGTCAGCACAGCAGCAGAAATCCCCTTCAACACGGTTCCTGACGAAGCAGCTTTAAACCAGTGGTACGAAGCGACTAAAACGTCAGGGGAATTTGGGCGCTATGGGGCGGATGTTGTAGAAAGCTTTCCCAAATGCGCTCCAAAACAGAAGCTAATGCTCAAACAGGCATGGCGCTTGACGCACAACTACCTGAATGGGGTACAGAAACGCCGCGAACGCTTGGAGTTTGGGCGCGAGTCTGGCGAACTTTCGCAATACGTATCGTTCATCGACGTGTATATCGATCGCAGTGAAATAAAGAATTCACAAATGCGCGTCAGTTTCCCTTACTATATTGGCCCTGCGGTGTGGCGTTTCTTCCACACTACGGCTGAAATCGTCTCTACCAAAACCCCCCAACAGCAAAAAACTTTGGTGGCAATTTTCAAGGACTTCTTCAAGCTGTTTGCCACTATGTATCCCTGCCCCTACTGCCGCCACCACCTCAACGCCTACGTCGTGCAGAATAAAGAGGTGGAAATGTACCCTGTAGAGTACCTTGTGCTTGGACGCGACCCGCGTCTGAATAACTTTGAGGTATCAATGGAGGCAAAGCTGTCCACCGTAGTAGATGGCGATTCCCTGCGCTTATTCTTCTGGAAGCTGCACAATACTGTCTCCTCATCAATTGCGCGATCGGAAGAGTGGTATCACAAGGATGAGAAAGCATTTTATACCACCCGTTATTGGCCCAGCATTGACTCTGAGCTAGCACGAGCCAAGGCCCTCAAACACATTAGCATTGCGACCGATCGGATGTACCGCCTCTACGGTATGCTCAAGCCTGCGGCACGACTGACAGGGGTGAGAGCAACTTTGCAAAAGCTGTTGGATAAGCGCGATGAGGAAGGCATCAAGGAGGCTTGCTTAGTTGCCCAAGATTACATCAAGGAGTTGGAGGAGGCGATCGTCACGGGACAATTCCTACAAGAGACTTACTACTTTGACCCCGATCTTGTCGATCGAGCTCCAGTCTTTAGTCCTGAAGAAGAGGAGTTTGCTCGCAGCGGTGTGTTCGTAGAGGTTGCTTGA